ATAAAATTAAGGAGAAAATATAGTTTACTAAACGATTTTTAAAAAAATTATGTAATTAAAGAAGTAATAATACTTTGACTATCTCAAATAAAATACAAAAACTTAAAAATTAATTCTAGATATTGTACTATTAAATTTGTAATTCTATAAAATTAAAGTATTTTTACAATTAAAATACAAGAGTACCTTTTTTTAATACTATTACAAAATGAGTTTAGTAGCAAAACTTTATCTAGAAGATAAAGAAATCAATATTTTAGATTTCAAATTTCGTTTTACTCGTTCGACAGACGAACATGGAAAACCGATGGGAAAACCTAGAGGGACATTATTCGAAATTATCTTCGAAACCACCTCTGACCAAAGTTTTATGGCGTGGTCAATTGCTACCGATATGACTAAGCATGTCAAAATTGTAGTCTCTCCAGTAACAGCAACCAGTAAAAGTAGAATCATAGAACTCTATGATGTCCATTGCGTGTATTTCAAAAATAATTTTAATGCACAAAATGGAGAACCGATGACTACGCTCATTCATCTCACTCCTGCAATTATGATTGATGATGGATACAAAGTATTGGATCATTATTGGAAAAAAACAGATTTGAGTGCAAATGCG
This window of the Bernardetia sp. MNP-M8 genome carries:
- the tssD gene encoding type VI secretion system tube protein TssD, which translates into the protein MSLVAKLYLEDKEINILDFKFRFTRSTDEHGKPMGKPRGTLFEIIFETTSDQSFMAWSIATDMTKHVKIVVSPVTATSKSRIIELYDVHCVYFKNNFNAQNGEPMTTLIHLTPAIMIDDGYKVLDHYWKKTDLSANAPITTVEPEKQKQLIAAHFEDDNNKKIEQEEIGNQTVYLVLTTKDTVGKPISINIDNDHHYFKYKGSLLEEGVIENLNITADTMRVELETLLKS